Proteins encoded together in one Mercenaria mercenaria strain notata chromosome 18, MADL_Memer_1, whole genome shotgun sequence window:
- the LOC123539339 gene encoding heat shock 70 kDa protein 12B-like: MPDGETIDSFGYEAERKYATLSEEDKHTEWYFFQRFKMQLYSKTINRHLKLKDVSGKQLLAKSVFALSIKFLKDDLISTVNKGLMKKESTCEVKDKDEANSVEEGAQAERSSAVDEHDIRWVLTVPAIWDDAAKQFMREAAEEAGIPKDNLYIGLEPEAASIFCRFLPAMDCKGSMSGLQPGSKYMILDAGGGTVDITVHEVGDEGQLKEKHKASGGNWGGTRVDQEYHTFLQKIFGKAVLKKMEHCHMEDCLQMKCEFEVKKRLTEPDLGQKVTVRIPASFQELLQKESGLTLKQSIERSCYKKNIVVAGDKMRIDFELFRGFFDISVKETTKHVSTILKHPDVSDCKTILMVGGFSDSIILQDEMSKAFPDINIVIPGEPELSIIKGAVIFGHDPSVVAERKLKFTYGTDVIHKKGGNDCNHRPGKTENIMGVLSCIDIFSVHVRISQIVRLGEAQAERNYMSVHPLAPEAEIGIFSSTEENPTFVTDDSCTRIGKLKISVTPDLLGAMIGLRVGGGFSVSFIFGGTEIKVKATDAASGKEVDVILDCLDDM, translated from the exons ATGCCTGATGGAGAAACAATTGATTCATTCGGCTATGAAGCTGAGAGGAAGTACGCCACATTATCAGAGGAAGATAAACATACAGAATGGTATTTCTTTCAACGGTTCAAAATGCAGTTGTACTCAAAG ACAATAAACAGACACCTAAAACTAAAGGATGTCTCCGGAAAGCAACTACTAGCTAAATCCGTCTTTGCTCTCTCAATTAAGTTCCTCAAAGATGATTTAATTTCAACTGTCAATAAAGGCCTTATGAAGAAAGAAAGCACTTGTGAAGTGAAAGATAAAGACGAAGCTAATAGTGTTGAGGAGGGTGCACAGGCAGAAAGATCGTCTGCTGTAGACGAACATGATATTCGATGGGTGCTTACTGTTCCAGCTATCTGGGATGATGCTGCGAAACAGTTTATGAGGGAAGCTGCAGAGGAA GCTGGAATTCCAAAAGACAACCTATATATTGGACTAGAACCAGAGGCTGCTTCAATTTTTTGCCGCTTCCTCCCTGCTATGGACTGCAAAGGCTCAATGTCAGGTCTTCAACCAGGATCAAAATACATGATTTTAGATGCCGGAG GTGGCACTGTTGATATAACAGTTCATGAGGTTGGCGATGAAGGACAGCTAAAAGAAAAGCATAAGGCTTCTGGAGGAAACTGGGGAGGTACCAGAGTTGACCAAGAATATCACACgttcttacaaaaaatatttg GAAAAGCTGTTCTTAAAAAGATGGAACACTGTCACATGGAAGACTGCTTGCAAATGAAATGTGAGTTTGAAGTAAAAAAACGTCTCACAGAACCAGACCTTGGTCAAAAAGTCACTGTTCGAATCCCTGCCTCATTTCAAGAGCTATTACAAAAGGAGTCTGGTTTAACGCTAAAGCAATCGATAGAGCGTTCTTGCTACAAGAAGAATATAGTGGTAGCAGGCGACAAGATGAGAATAGACTTTGAACTTTTCCGGGGATTTTTCGACATATCCGTAAAAGAAACCACGAAGCATGTTTCCACAATTTTGAAACACCCAGACGTGTCGGACTGTAAAACAATTCTGATGGTTGGAGGCTTTTCCGATTCTATTATACTGCAGGACGAAATGTCAAAAGCATTTCCTGACATAAACATCGTTATCCCAGGTGAACCTGAACTGAGCATTATCAAAGGAGCCGTCATATTTGGTCATGATCCTTCAGTTGTTGCAGAGCGTAAACTGAAGTTCACATATGGAACAGATGTCATCCACAAGAAAGGAGGAAATGATTGTAATCATCGACCTggcaaaacagaaaatataatggGAGTTCTAAGTTGTATTGATATATTTAGCGTTCATGTGCGTATTAGCCAAATAGTAAGATTGGGTGAAGCGCAAGCAGAACGAAATTATATGTCAGTACATCCATTAGCACCTGAAGCTGAAATCGGCATTTTTTCTTCTACAGAAGAAAACCCAACGTTCGTTACAGATGACAGCTGTACACGAATTGGTAAGTTGAAAATATCCGTCACACCTGATCTGCTTGGCGCGATGATTGGTTTGAGAGTCGGGGGTGGTTTCAGTGTGTCTTTCATATTTGGCGGTACAGAAATAAAAGTGAAAGCCACAGATGCTGCATCCGGAAAAGAAGTTGATGTCATTTTAGATTGCCTAGATGATATGTAA